In a genomic window of Desulfosporosinus sp. Sb-LF:
- a CDS encoding cytochrome c3 family protein, whose protein sequence is MSIFSKRCLLLMFFGGIICLSIFWSDQLVKAADGTEGINDVSVEIGALQSDTSQITLSWRLVPPANGGTISYDIEKSTDGGLTFVPIANISVTTWTDNNGGNGVPNYTNVIYRLRSEETVGGTSTPSPYGWPVKVFPPNINIHDNYMSNTNLCSNCHSTHNGKADQLLTLNNVTTTSALCLTCHEGATNSKYDVNNGYTKTENGIVRSLGGAFAHNGNGDAGEPWGGVSTTSAHKVDETTAEPAPGYGGTNASQPMTLGCTSCHSAHGTGNYRMLKNTIAVPTAPDTSTSYDVSVVAGAVTKNPSSGENPVYFSGAETLCQSCHGDYTTGKSGHPVNATLGALTTSLPLEGTTTDRDNNTLKMTCLTCHYSHGSTSDNITVSSGNDLCWKCHVPAQYGMPSDPDTTTSGFSNTSQQNLHNFSGTSGGHLGTCSSCHITHGDNVKGLLVGASNPITAIDNKAGTGQWEYSSCTTSCHQAVSEPAPDSGA, encoded by the coding sequence ATGAGTATCTTCTCAAAACGTTGTTTGTTGCTCATGTTTTTTGGCGGTATTATATGCCTATCTATCTTTTGGTCGGATCAACTTGTTAAAGCAGCAGATGGTACAGAGGGCATTAACGATGTCTCAGTCGAAATTGGGGCGCTTCAGAGCGACACAAGTCAAATCACACTTAGCTGGCGATTAGTGCCACCTGCTAACGGTGGAACAATCAGCTATGATATAGAGAAGAGTACTGACGGTGGGTTAACATTTGTGCCCATAGCAAATATTTCTGTTACAACCTGGACAGATAATAATGGAGGCAACGGAGTGCCGAATTACACTAATGTCATTTACCGCCTCAGGAGTGAAGAGACAGTTGGTGGAACTTCTACCCCTAGCCCCTATGGTTGGCCTGTTAAAGTCTTTCCTCCTAACATAAATATCCATGACAACTACATGAGCAATACTAATCTCTGCAGTAATTGTCACTCTACTCATAACGGAAAAGCAGACCAACTCCTGACCCTGAATAATGTTACGACGACATCAGCATTATGTCTTACTTGCCATGAGGGGGCAACTAATTCAAAATACGATGTAAACAATGGCTATACTAAGACTGAAAATGGTATTGTGCGTTCATTAGGAGGGGCATTTGCTCATAACGGTAACGGAGACGCAGGGGAGCCTTGGGGAGGAGTTTCAACTACGTCTGCCCATAAAGTCGATGAGACTACGGCTGAACCAGCTCCTGGATACGGTGGGACGAATGCTAGCCAACCTATGACTTTGGGGTGTACATCTTGTCACAGTGCGCATGGGACTGGTAACTACCGCATGTTGAAAAACACCATTGCTGTGCCAACTGCGCCGGATACCTCGACCTCTTACGATGTCAGCGTGGTTGCGGGTGCGGTGACGAAAAATCCAAGTTCGGGTGAAAACCCTGTGTATTTTTCCGGCGCAGAAACACTTTGTCAGAGTTGTCATGGCGACTATACAACGGGTAAGAGTGGCCACCCTGTCAATGCTACTCTTGGAGCATTGACAACCTCACTGCCTTTAGAAGGAACAACGACTGACAGGGATAACAATACCCTTAAGATGACGTGTCTTACTTGCCACTATTCGCATGGCTCAACATCAGACAATATTACGGTTAGTTCCGGCAATGATTTGTGTTGGAAGTGTCATGTCCCCGCACAATATGGAATGCCGAGTGATCCTGATACCACAACTTCTGGTTTCTCTAATACTTCGCAACAAAACCTGCATAACTTTTCAGGCACTTCTGGAGGGCATTTAGGAACCTGCTCTTCATGTCATATAACCCATGGAGATAACGTGAAGGGGTTGTTAGTTGGTGCCAGCAATCCGATCACAGCTATTGATAATAAAGCAGGAACAGGTCAGTGGGAATATTCTTCATGTACAACATCCTGTCATCAGGCTGTATCCGAGCCTGCACCTGATTCGGGTGCATAA
- the hemC gene encoding hydroxymethylbilane synthase: MKNIRIGTRDSQLAMWQAEWVKNQLTIVYPHLQFELVPMKTKGDKILDVPLAKIGDKGLFTKELENGLLNHELDMAIHSLKDMPTLLPKGLMICTFCEREEPRDVFLSRNGTRLEELPPGAVIGTSSLRRKAQLKHYRPDLDFMDLRGNLQTRWRKLQESNMDGIVLAAAGVKRLGWEERITQILPEDMMLSAVGQGSIAIEIDEKRLDIMELLLPLNHRATEQAVRAERALMRKLEGGCQVPIGALARVVEEEQIILRGMVASVDGVRLIRAEAQGTDPEAVGFEVADRLIDLGATSILAEIR; the protein is encoded by the coding sequence ATGAAAAACATTCGTATTGGGACTCGGGATAGTCAATTGGCCATGTGGCAAGCCGAGTGGGTTAAAAATCAACTAACGATCGTTTATCCTCATCTTCAATTTGAACTTGTTCCCATGAAGACCAAAGGGGATAAGATTTTGGATGTTCCACTTGCTAAAATCGGTGACAAAGGATTATTCACCAAAGAGTTGGAAAATGGTTTGCTGAATCATGAGCTTGATATGGCAATCCATAGTCTCAAAGACATGCCAACCTTGTTGCCAAAAGGGTTAATGATTTGTACCTTTTGCGAACGAGAAGAGCCGAGAGACGTTTTTTTGAGTAGGAATGGAACCCGTCTTGAAGAACTGCCCCCTGGGGCCGTTATTGGCACAAGTAGCCTACGGCGGAAAGCGCAACTCAAACACTATCGCCCAGACCTTGACTTTATGGATTTGCGTGGGAATCTTCAAACGCGGTGGAGGAAGTTACAAGAGTCTAATATGGATGGAATTGTTCTTGCTGCTGCTGGTGTGAAACGGTTAGGGTGGGAAGAGCGAATTACTCAGATACTACCGGAAGACATGATGCTTTCTGCAGTTGGACAAGGTTCTATTGCGATAGAAATTGACGAGAAGCGTTTGGACATTATGGAATTACTTTTGCCGCTTAATCATCGTGCCACTGAACAAGCAGTGCGAGCGGAACGTGCTCTAATGCGTAAACTCGAAGGGGGATGCCAAGTCCCCATAGGAGCTTTGGCGCGAGTGGTTGAAGAAGAACAGATTATTCTCCGAGGAATGGTGGCGAGCGTAGATGGGGTTCGCCTGATTCGTGCAGAAGCTCAGGGAACCGATCCGGAAGCAGTAGGTTTCGAAGTCGCCGACCGGCTGATTGACTTAGGCGCTACCTCAATATTAGCGGAAATACGATAA
- a CDS encoding cytochrome c3 family protein, which yields MKKRFLFLVLGLTMVLSLSMASVAFAANTSGDGTNTAGGTYPITYPNGDQVPGNDLTTTISTTDAAHDNGLVNANQTGVGVGTNNGTTATSTVKVKPSERVHGEYQNNTDSCASCHQTHTAAAANLLFKDGVYDTCIACHDGTLGVLNVFQGSTAGTFGGNAAGNASMHLSTGAMETKAAPGGNHSDTSANAPGGTGWNSEFNCASCHSPHGSYSDRLLNYNPNSIGSTDMYFRAADGSYTDKDGKASATPVSTGSLKVGGATVLDTLPTPVDASAPNYVVYRTTSDSATLDTKVTQEAAGTPVIVLMKKSGTTYKRDLTPWINDSASSSRANFTNFFSAYTYNGTKTKLAFSADPAAATNQIVLKIGYAYAKNGALNGLASAVAADISRAVVVKFDFMATDEGTFNGLPIKQVDISSYAKSGYGVQIAQYCAACHTDYLAQSGTATGVWSTAFRHTTTSDTYTCLKCHFAHGTDVSVMLDSKDQSIKTLTAPGGQFDGNVAAATAYLLDVNPSSALKRYTNMSICWKCHTSSHSGDFINNTYVSGVNSSVKSSTEYSTQGTNVPSGWVDPTQSTLPYGK from the coding sequence ATGAAGAAAAGGTTTTTGTTCTTAGTGCTTGGTCTGACAATGGTATTATCTTTGTCAATGGCTAGCGTTGCTTTCGCAGCCAATACTAGTGGTGATGGCACTAACACCGCTGGAGGAACGTACCCTATAACTTATCCTAATGGTGATCAGGTACCGGGAAATGATCTCACAACCACTATTTCTACGACTGACGCAGCCCACGACAATGGTCTTGTCAATGCCAACCAAACTGGGGTAGGTGTAGGTACTAATAATGGTACTACAGCAACTTCAACAGTCAAGGTTAAACCCAGTGAGAGAGTACACGGAGAATACCAAAACAACACCGACTCCTGTGCAAGCTGTCACCAAACACATACCGCGGCAGCTGCTAACTTACTCTTCAAAGACGGCGTGTATGATACCTGTATAGCTTGTCATGATGGTACACTTGGTGTCTTGAACGTTTTTCAAGGTTCTACAGCGGGTACCTTTGGTGGTAACGCAGCTGGAAACGCTTCAATGCATTTATCGACCGGTGCCATGGAAACCAAAGCAGCTCCTGGCGGTAACCATTCGGATACAAGCGCTAATGCCCCGGGTGGAACAGGCTGGAACTCAGAATTTAACTGTGCTAGCTGCCATTCTCCACACGGTTCGTACAGTGACCGTTTGCTTAATTACAACCCGAACAGCATTGGTAGCACAGATATGTACTTCAGAGCAGCTGACGGAAGTTATACAGATAAAGATGGTAAAGCTTCGGCTACTCCTGTAAGTACAGGTAGTCTGAAAGTAGGTGGGGCAACTGTATTAGATACACTGCCAACTCCTGTCGATGCCTCGGCTCCAAACTATGTTGTTTACAGAACAACTTCTGATAGCGCTACCTTAGATACTAAAGTGACTCAAGAAGCCGCTGGTACACCAGTTATCGTTCTGATGAAGAAATCCGGTACTACGTATAAACGTGACCTGACTCCTTGGATTAACGATTCCGCTTCCAGCTCGAGAGCTAATTTTACTAACTTCTTTAGTGCCTACACGTATAATGGAACCAAAACTAAGCTTGCATTCTCCGCAGATCCTGCAGCTGCAACCAATCAAATAGTTCTTAAGATTGGCTATGCTTATGCCAAAAATGGTGCTTTAAATGGTCTCGCATCTGCCGTCGCAGCGGACATCTCTCGTGCCGTTGTCGTCAAATTCGACTTCATGGCAACCGATGAAGGGACCTTCAATGGTCTGCCAATCAAACAAGTTGACATTAGCAGCTACGCCAAGAGTGGATATGGCGTACAAATAGCTCAATACTGTGCCGCCTGCCATACGGATTACCTCGCTCAATCCGGAACCGCAACTGGTGTATGGTCTACTGCATTCCGTCATACCACGACTAGCGACACCTATACTTGCTTGAAATGTCACTTTGCCCATGGTACGGACGTCAGTGTAATGCTCGATTCCAAAGATCAATCTATTAAAACATTGACTGCTCCAGGCGGACAATTTGATGGCAATGTGGCAGCCGCTACAGCTTACCTGCTCGATGTTAACCCGTCTTCAGCACTCAAACGATACACTAACATGTCAATTTGTTGGAAGTGCCATACCAGCTCACACTCTGGAGACTTTATCAACAACACTTATGTAAGTGGTGTCAATTCAAGTGTTAAATCTTCGACTGAATACAGCACTCAGGGCACAAATGTTCCTAGTGGCTGGGTAGACCCAACTCAAAGTACTCTTCCTTACGGTAAATAA
- a CDS encoding tetratricopeptide repeat protein, which produces MIDNNLVVNAAVGKVKVPQPQSPKSKKDSFTPLTSAVLILLTLVISVGGWYGVGKYFFWSDLDMKRVNQQLEFYKQKVQTDPNNTQARVDLGHTYFLKGNDGQAIQEFNQALIIDPKDFDAYYNLSLVLIKEKRFNEALEKLNKAGELSPRDYKVPFQKGIVYRNLKMYKEATDSLNMANTLMPTNTDIIFEIGMVAEAQGQKDNAIQIYKQVLSYDPLYKPAIAALERLK; this is translated from the coding sequence ATGATAGATAACAACTTGGTAGTCAATGCAGCGGTTGGGAAGGTAAAGGTACCACAACCACAATCCCCAAAATCTAAAAAAGATAGTTTCACACCTTTGACAAGTGCAGTCTTGATCCTTTTAACCCTAGTGATTAGTGTGGGAGGATGGTATGGAGTCGGAAAATACTTCTTCTGGAGCGACCTCGACATGAAGCGCGTTAATCAACAGTTGGAATTCTATAAACAAAAAGTACAGACCGATCCCAATAACACCCAAGCAAGAGTTGATCTTGGACACACCTACTTCTTAAAAGGAAATGACGGACAAGCAATTCAAGAGTTTAATCAAGCGTTGATTATTGATCCAAAAGATTTTGACGCCTATTACAACCTTAGCTTGGTCCTTATTAAAGAAAAAAGATTTAATGAAGCATTAGAAAAGTTGAATAAAGCAGGTGAACTTTCTCCCAGGGATTACAAGGTGCCCTTTCAGAAGGGTATTGTCTATAGAAATCTAAAAATGTACAAAGAAGCGACAGATTCGTTAAATATGGCCAATACACTAATGCCGACAAATACCGATATTATTTTTGAAATTGGTATGGTAGCGGAAGCGCAAGGGCAAAAAGATAACGCTATCCAGATCTATAAACAAGTTCTTTCGTACGATCCACTTTACAAACCTGCCATTGCAGCATTGGAACGTCTAAAGTAA
- a CDS encoding bifunctional precorrin-2 dehydrogenase/sirohydrochlorin ferrochelatase, with product MSQYYPIFMDLKAQPILVVGGGIVALRKVQTLLHHEAIVNIVSPRLIPELKELIDDKACFWLEKEYSAEDIQEAVLVFSCTEKEDVNAHVSFDAIAHHRPVNVVDDPEKCSFIVPSMMERGDLKIAVSTGGSSPIVARQVRVELENLYGHEMAEYLCLLKTWRNLAKSKLSLEKRGIFWNRATDGEVKELIKADRLAEAEGVVERCFLSLLD from the coding sequence ATGTCGCAGTATTATCCAATATTTATGGACTTAAAAGCTCAGCCGATTTTGGTCGTCGGAGGAGGGATCGTGGCTTTACGCAAAGTGCAGACCCTCTTGCATCATGAAGCTATTGTTAATATTGTCTCTCCTCGGCTTATTCCAGAGCTTAAGGAGCTGATCGACGACAAAGCATGTTTTTGGTTAGAGAAGGAATATTCCGCAGAAGATATTCAAGAGGCTGTTCTTGTTTTTTCATGCACTGAAAAAGAGGACGTTAATGCTCATGTGTCTTTTGATGCTATAGCACATCATCGACCAGTGAATGTCGTAGATGACCCTGAAAAATGTAGTTTTATTGTTCCATCGATGATGGAACGAGGGGATTTGAAAATTGCAGTATCTACGGGAGGAAGCAGTCCCATTGTAGCGCGGCAAGTCCGAGTTGAATTAGAAAATTTGTACGGCCACGAAATGGCAGAATATCTCTGCTTGCTTAAAACTTGGCGGAACCTTGCTAAGAGTAAGTTATCGCTCGAAAAGCGGGGTATTTTTTGGAATCGTGCTACGGATGGTGAAGTGAAGGAACTCATAAAAGCCGACCGTTTAGCCGAGGCGGAAGGAGTGGTAGAGCGGTGTTTCCTGTCGCTATTGGATTAA
- a CDS encoding 6-bladed beta-propeller, giving the protein MKKYKVYLSMLATFIAVTCVFSYFFLYKDTNLSAQVQRVVNSKAQPAFNQMIYGGFGPDALNKPMDVAVINQFVYVTDTNNKRVQVFDLGGTPFFKFGKEGEGKGEFKFPYGIAGDKQGQVYVSDLYNGCISVFDSKGKFIKYFAEKDPKETIIEAPGGLRIVGDKLYVTDIKKSKVLVFDLEGKLLKEIGSLGQKPGQFQAPNALTLDKDGNLYVVDTGNQRVEVFDKDYKYVRSINGSLNGAGDSIFVNPRGIGIDSRGILYVVSNLTHFVYGFDLSDKDKKLFTFGGNGESNTQFSLPNGLFVDQNDNVYITDSSNQRVAVYK; this is encoded by the coding sequence ATGAAAAAATATAAAGTGTACCTTAGCATGTTGGCAACGTTTATCGCGGTAACCTGTGTGTTCAGCTACTTTTTCTTATACAAAGACACCAATTTATCTGCTCAGGTACAGAGGGTGGTAAATAGTAAGGCCCAACCAGCCTTTAATCAGATGATATATGGTGGTTTTGGACCTGATGCATTAAACAAACCTATGGATGTGGCTGTTATAAATCAGTTTGTGTATGTAACAGATACAAATAATAAACGTGTGCAAGTTTTTGACCTTGGAGGAACACCCTTCTTCAAATTTGGAAAAGAAGGAGAAGGAAAAGGAGAATTCAAGTTCCCCTATGGGATTGCTGGGGATAAACAAGGTCAAGTATATGTTTCGGATCTCTACAATGGTTGTATTTCCGTATTTGATAGTAAAGGAAAATTTATTAAGTATTTTGCAGAGAAAGATCCCAAAGAAACGATCATCGAAGCTCCCGGTGGACTGAGAATTGTTGGTGACAAACTTTATGTCACAGATATCAAGAAAAGCAAAGTTCTAGTCTTCGACCTGGAAGGAAAGCTGCTCAAGGAAATCGGGAGCTTAGGACAGAAGCCAGGGCAGTTCCAAGCACCAAACGCACTCACACTTGATAAAGACGGTAACCTGTATGTAGTCGATACAGGAAATCAAAGAGTGGAAGTTTTCGACAAGGATTATAAATATGTTCGTTCGATTAACGGATCTTTAAATGGCGCTGGCGATTCTATATTCGTGAACCCACGAGGGATTGGGATTGACTCTCGCGGTATCCTCTACGTTGTAAGTAATCTTACTCATTTCGTTTATGGGTTTGACCTTAGTGACAAGGATAAGAAACTTTTCACTTTTGGTGGCAATGGGGAATCCAATACACAGTTTTCTCTGCCAAACGGGCTCTTTGTAGACCAAAACGATAACGTCTACATTACAGACTCGTCGAATCAAAGGGTAGCAGTGTATAAGTAA
- the ccsB gene encoding c-type cytochrome biogenesis protein CcsB, with the protein MLESLETAMFYIVVMACTLCTLLYWIWIGSKKEIVGRFATYLTVVALIANITAIILRMITSGHAPLSNGYEFLLTFVGGILAVYLFAEFRYKLRSLGAFVMPIPFLLLMFIIMTMGPEERIAQAIPPALKSQWLTFHVLTAMFAYGAFAVSFGLGIMYLLKLSKGDNGNKSNPQGIVSRFPSLEVLDELSYKVVGFAFPLLTLCIITGAIWADYAWGTYWSWDPKETWSLITWIIYAGFLHARLMYGWKGKRAAWMAVFGFLAVLFTFFGVNYLLPGLHSYAQ; encoded by the coding sequence ATGTTAGAAAGTCTTGAAACAGCCATGTTTTACATTGTAGTAATGGCCTGTACCTTATGTACGCTGTTGTATTGGATTTGGATTGGCTCAAAAAAAGAAATCGTTGGGCGTTTTGCGACATATCTTACCGTCGTCGCCTTGATTGCTAATATCACTGCTATCATCTTAAGAATGATCACTTCGGGGCATGCGCCACTTTCTAATGGGTATGAATTTCTTCTGACGTTCGTAGGAGGGATTTTAGCTGTTTATCTGTTTGCCGAGTTCCGCTATAAGCTAAGGTCCCTCGGCGCTTTTGTCATGCCGATTCCATTCTTGCTGTTGATGTTTATTATAATGACAATGGGACCCGAGGAGCGAATTGCCCAGGCCATACCTCCGGCGCTTAAGAGCCAATGGCTCACATTTCATGTGCTAACGGCAATGTTTGCTTACGGCGCGTTTGCAGTATCCTTCGGACTAGGAATTATGTATTTGCTTAAATTAAGTAAAGGTGACAACGGGAATAAATCGAATCCACAGGGGATTGTGTCTCGTTTCCCCTCGCTGGAGGTATTGGATGAACTGTCCTACAAGGTTGTCGGATTTGCGTTTCCGCTCTTGACACTCTGTATTATAACGGGCGCAATATGGGCGGATTATGCCTGGGGTACGTACTGGTCATGGGATCCTAAGGAGACGTGGTCTTTAATCACTTGGATTATTTACGCTGGATTTTTGCATGCAAGGTTGATGTATGGTTGGAAAGGGAAAAGGGCGGCATGGATGGCGGTTTTCGGTTTTCTAGCAGTGCTATTTACCTTCTTCGGTGTCAATTACCTTCTACCCGGGCTACATTCTTATGCCCAATGA
- the hemA gene encoding glutamyl-tRNA reductase, which produces MFPVAIGLNHRSAPVEIREKMSFHPSQMKEVLRELKSYPGLEGVVILSTCNRTEVYAATTNVEVGIISIKKFLADHHGIEEKLLDQYLYVHTLYDAVRHLFRVTSGLDSMVRGETQILGQVANAYEQASHAEVTNKAINVFFQTALAVGKRIRTETLIDQHPVSISYTAVELAKQQFGELNGKGILIMGAGEMSTLTAKNLVAAGASTVLVSNRSYEKAIILANEFSGRAVRFDDMDQYLEEVDIVISATASTHFVLLPERMQEVMSKRQGRPMLLIDIAVPRDIHPEVGDIPLITLFDIDDLRGVIDRHHQEREIAALSAEKIVDEEMHLFLKWHNSLFVVPTIVALQQKGQQIKELQLNRALERLGGLTPKQEKHVRSMANSIVNHLLHIPITNLKEYATTSQGHLYTEILQNLFDLDVEEETKRQVSVVNQHPGQVRHGRAE; this is translated from the coding sequence GTGTTTCCTGTCGCTATTGGATTAAATCACCGGAGCGCGCCAGTTGAAATTCGAGAAAAGATGAGCTTTCATCCCTCCCAAATGAAGGAAGTTTTAAGAGAACTTAAAAGTTATCCAGGACTTGAGGGGGTTGTAATTCTCAGTACCTGTAATCGTACAGAGGTCTATGCTGCCACAACAAATGTAGAAGTAGGAATTATTTCGATTAAAAAATTCTTGGCCGACCACCATGGCATTGAAGAAAAACTTCTTGATCAGTATCTATATGTACACACCTTGTATGATGCAGTGCGTCATCTATTTCGTGTAACTTCCGGTTTGGATTCGATGGTTCGTGGTGAGACACAGATCCTCGGACAGGTCGCCAATGCTTATGAACAAGCGAGTCATGCGGAAGTCACTAATAAAGCGATCAATGTATTTTTTCAGACTGCTTTGGCGGTTGGTAAACGGATTCGTACGGAAACGTTGATTGACCAACACCCTGTTTCAATCAGTTATACTGCAGTCGAGCTCGCCAAACAACAATTTGGAGAACTAAACGGCAAAGGGATTTTAATTATGGGAGCAGGGGAGATGAGTACTCTAACTGCTAAGAATTTGGTTGCTGCAGGAGCTTCAACCGTCTTGGTTTCGAATCGCTCATATGAAAAAGCCATTATCTTGGCTAATGAATTTTCTGGGCGCGCCGTGCGCTTTGATGATATGGATCAGTACCTCGAAGAAGTGGATATCGTGATTTCCGCAACAGCTTCAACCCATTTTGTCCTCTTGCCGGAACGAATGCAGGAGGTCATGAGCAAGCGGCAGGGGCGACCTATGCTGTTGATTGATATAGCAGTGCCACGCGATATCCACCCTGAAGTAGGGGATATTCCACTCATAACGTTATTTGATATTGATGATTTACGTGGAGTTATTGATCGCCATCATCAGGAACGAGAAATTGCAGCTCTAAGTGCAGAGAAGATTGTTGATGAGGAAATGCATCTTTTTCTTAAATGGCATAATTCATTGTTTGTTGTTCCAACAATTGTTGCCCTACAGCAAAAAGGGCAACAAATTAAAGAATTGCAGCTAAATCGTGCGCTTGAGCGTTTAGGTGGATTAACGCCGAAACAGGAAAAGCACGTACGTTCCATGGCGAACTCCATTGTTAACCATCTCCTTCATATACCAATTACGAACCTTAAAGAGTATGCCACGACAAGTCAAGGCCATCTTTATACAGAAATTTTACAAAACCTTTTTGATTTGGATGTTGAAGAAGAAACCAAACGTCAGGTCTCAGTAGTGAATCAGCATCCAGGACAAGTGCGTCATGGGAGGGCAGAATGA
- a CDS encoding cytochrome c biogenesis protein ResB, with translation MEENENSKDWVDRIWRAFSSMKMGLALLGIIALVSGIGTLIPQSEQDPEKAKAVGQLWQTLGLTHLFSTVWFRLLLGLLCINLIVCSLQRFRGIYRQTFKLSPPSNLARVPQKNRRVVKGEGTVLRESVQEFLKQKGYRFMFSDQSDQWSFTAIKRRFGNWGSFITHLSFVVLVLGALLGSVLGFKGYFMEGAGKTFPIQGIELSKGNVSETFSVRINSAEDRLLPNGERDNWYTDMSILENGQEVARKTLSVNHPFNYKGITFYQANFANGAHFTADMNGQKTPVVLREQGQNYFQAPGTELYLIATTIMKTSSSQKAGVLYQVYKGTGAEPVQSGQLTSGQTIDVQGTYRLTFDGTAGFTGLQVKKDPGVVIIWLGCALLVGGLLLAFYWQPVVISGILIPENGTQGTLTVGALSGKATSSSHDALEQFVNYVAN, from the coding sequence ATGGAGGAAAATGAAAATTCGAAGGATTGGGTTGATCGAATTTGGAGGGCCTTTAGTTCCATGAAGATGGGACTAGCTCTTTTAGGGATCATTGCTCTTGTGTCCGGGATTGGAACACTAATTCCTCAGTCAGAGCAGGACCCTGAGAAGGCTAAAGCAGTCGGACAATTATGGCAAACGTTGGGATTGACACATCTTTTTAGTACCGTTTGGTTTCGTTTGTTGCTGGGTCTATTGTGTATTAATCTCATCGTGTGTAGCCTGCAGAGGTTTAGAGGTATTTATCGACAGACGTTTAAGCTGAGTCCACCGTCAAATTTGGCAAGAGTACCACAGAAAAATCGAAGGGTAGTCAAAGGAGAGGGTACAGTACTTCGGGAATCCGTACAGGAGTTCTTGAAACAAAAAGGATACCGATTTATGTTTAGTGACCAATCTGATCAATGGAGTTTTACTGCCATCAAACGTCGATTCGGAAACTGGGGATCATTTATCACCCATCTTTCATTTGTAGTTTTAGTGCTTGGGGCCTTGTTAGGATCTGTCCTAGGCTTTAAAGGATACTTTATGGAAGGAGCCGGAAAGACTTTTCCAATACAAGGAATCGAGCTCTCCAAAGGGAACGTGTCCGAAACGTTTAGTGTTCGCATAAATTCTGCAGAGGATCGACTTTTGCCCAACGGCGAACGGGATAATTGGTATACAGATATGAGTATTTTAGAAAATGGACAAGAAGTGGCAAGGAAGACCTTGTCGGTGAACCATCCGTTTAATTATAAGGGAATTACCTTCTATCAAGCGAATTTCGCCAATGGTGCCCATTTCACGGCAGACATGAACGGTCAAAAGACCCCAGTTGTTTTGCGTGAGCAGGGACAAAATTACTTTCAAGCCCCAGGAACGGAACTTTATCTCATAGCAACGACTATTATGAAAACAAGTTCTTCACAGAAGGCGGGTGTTCTGTACCAGGTATACAAAGGCACTGGGGCAGAGCCAGTCCAATCCGGTCAGCTCACGTCTGGACAAACAATTGATGTACAAGGAACCTATCGATTAACGTTTGACGGCACTGCTGGATTTACTGGGTTACAAGTCAAAAAGGATCCAGGGGTCGTTATTATCTGGTTGGGGTGTGCGTTATTGGTAGGTGGGTTGTTACTTGCCTTTTATTGGCAGCCTGTGGTTATCTCTGGAATTCTAATACCCGAAAACGGAACCCAAGGAACCCTTACAGTGGGAGCGTTATCAGGGAAGGCGACGAGTAGTTCTCACGATGCACTGGAACAATTTGTTAATTATGTCGCAAATTGA
- a CDS encoding TetR/AcrR family transcriptional regulator: MQQEIGKRERKRLRTKKTISEIAVKLFFNKGLNETTVAEIMEEADLGTGTFYNYFESKEAILKYCLAERIVSAQQTPEDIQTSPINATQKLFQMLQAVGKTYEENQPLISLYMKFYHNHDKVDRKAPHGARFKEILTSIIREGQDTNEFRKDIPPEIINEMFSGILNSTMCSNLELRFMDNINYKLSLLLEGVVKKKEGEV, from the coding sequence ATGCAGCAAGAAATAGGTAAGCGTGAAAGAAAAAGGCTTCGGACAAAAAAGACAATATCAGAAATAGCGGTAAAGTTATTTTTCAACAAAGGACTTAATGAAACTACAGTTGCGGAAATTATGGAGGAAGCAGATCTTGGAACAGGCACTTTTTATAATTACTTCGAATCTAAGGAAGCTATTCTAAAATACTGCCTTGCTGAAAGAATTGTCAGTGCTCAACAAACTCCTGAAGATATACAGACATCACCCATAAATGCAACCCAGAAATTGTTTCAAATGTTACAAGCCGTAGGAAAAACTTATGAAGAAAACCAGCCACTAATAAGTTTATACATGAAATTTTATCATAATCACGATAAAGTCGATAGGAAGGCACCCCATGGAGCCAGGTTTAAGGAGATTCTAACTAGTATCATTCGAGAAGGACAAGACACAAATGAGTTCCGAAAAGATATTCCGCCCGAAATAATCAATGAGATGTTTTCTGGTATTTTAAACTCCACAATGTGTAGCAACCTTGAACTTCGCTTTATGGATAATATCAATTATAAACTTTCTTTGCTATTAGAAGGTGTTGTTAAGAAGAAAGAGGGCGAGGTGTGA